A single Pseudodesulfovibrio aespoeensis Aspo-2 DNA region contains:
- a CDS encoding NAD(P)/FAD-dependent oxidoreductase, which produces MTTHETYDVVILGSGPAGLQAGIHAARKNVRTLMLGRMDNSSLYWAHIENYCCQFKVSGEEVLNTGREQVEAFGGEFRDEDVLSIDPEGSLFSIRLESGDTVLSKTVILATGSSRNKLGVPGEKELLGKGVSYCVDCDAGFYRGQIVAVAGSRSAAAGGAVALTRFASEVHLYCDKLDVADGLRRQLDETGVVLHEGVQITEIRGETGVDAVALDDTTTRAVSGVFIELGAKGVLELTATLGVTLDESMKYIDTDKKQRTNIPGIFAAGDICGPPLQMAKAVGEGCVAGIEAANYAKKLTHGS; this is translated from the coding sequence ATGACCACCCACGAGACATATGATGTCGTCATCCTCGGTTCCGGCCCGGCTGGGCTCCAGGCGGGCATCCACGCCGCGCGCAAGAACGTGCGCACCCTGATGCTGGGGCGCATGGACAACAGCAGCCTGTACTGGGCGCATATCGAAAACTACTGCTGCCAGTTCAAGGTGTCGGGCGAGGAAGTACTGAACACCGGACGCGAGCAGGTGGAGGCCTTCGGCGGCGAATTTCGCGACGAGGACGTGCTGTCCATCGACCCGGAGGGATCCCTTTTTTCCATCAGGCTCGAATCAGGCGACACGGTTCTGTCCAAAACCGTCATCCTGGCCACCGGCTCCAGCCGGAACAAGCTCGGCGTGCCCGGCGAGAAGGAGCTGCTCGGCAAGGGCGTCAGCTATTGCGTGGACTGCGACGCCGGGTTCTACCGCGGCCAGATCGTGGCCGTGGCAGGCAGCCGCAGCGCCGCGGCGGGCGGGGCAGTGGCCCTGACCCGGTTCGCCAGCGAGGTCCACCTCTACTGCGACAAGCTCGATGTGGCCGACGGCCTGCGCAGGCAGCTGGACGAGACCGGGGTCGTCCTGCACGAGGGCGTCCAGATCACGGAGATCCGGGGCGAGACAGGTGTCGATGCCGTGGCCCTGGACGACACCACCACCCGGGCCGTGTCCGGCGTGTTCATCGAGCTGGGCGCCAAGGGCGTGCTGGAACTGACGGCCACCCTGGGAGTCACCCTCGACGAATCCATGAAGTACATCGACACGGACAAGAAGCAGCGCACCAACATCCCCGGCATTTTTGCCGCAGGCGACATCTGCGGCCCGCCCCTGCAGATGGCCAAGGCCGTTGGCGAGGGCTGCGTGGCGGGCATTGAAGCCGCCAATTACGCCAAAAAGCTCACGCACGGCTCGTAA
- a CDS encoding tetratricopeptide repeat protein → MSQKKESRAYGAFANVIILTNVAVHAKRDLGTIKLFGSENVRMFTSGVDAIDHLTDNQVDLILCDSSLDDMTGIKFAQIVRKNMSGRPLPIIMVTLENRKDHVLDSIAAGCIGYVLRPYSLDTFERYLILTTQLDNYPEIEEMELQEARDMVERGDFDEAIEAFEELISYQDEAQKYYDMGCQFMLQCKYGKAIVAFKKAVKINDLFAEAYKGLADAYKGKGDMEAYKLFLRKAADIHAQFDRLEATKALFIEILKHDAETPNPFNTLGVNLRKQGDYPGALHAYRRALELTPSDENIYFNMAKAFYFMEKVEEASKNVIMALKMNPQFREADKLYQRIHGKPWTPVIGKPASVRSAPGDGRESAKDVDP, encoded by the coding sequence ATGAGCCAAAAGAAGGAGAGTCGGGCTTACGGAGCCTTCGCCAACGTCATCATCCTGACCAACGTGGCGGTGCACGCCAAACGCGACCTGGGGACCATCAAGCTGTTCGGCTCGGAGAACGTCAGGATGTTCACCTCGGGCGTGGACGCCATCGACCACCTGACCGACAACCAGGTCGATCTCATCCTGTGCGACTCGTCCCTGGACGACATGACCGGCATCAAGTTCGCCCAGATCGTCAGGAAGAACATGAGCGGCAGGCCCCTGCCCATCATCATGGTCACCCTTGAAAACAGAAAGGACCACGTCCTCGACTCCATCGCCGCCGGATGCATCGGCTACGTCCTGCGGCCATACTCCCTCGACACCTTCGAGCGCTACCTCATCCTGACCACACAGCTCGACAACTACCCGGAAATCGAGGAGATGGAGCTGCAGGAGGCCAGGGACATGGTCGAGCGCGGCGATTTCGACGAGGCCATCGAGGCCTTCGAGGAACTCATCTCCTACCAGGACGAGGCACAGAAATATTACGACATGGGCTGCCAGTTCATGCTCCAATGCAAATACGGCAAGGCCATCGTCGCCTTCAAGAAGGCGGTCAAGATCAATGATCTGTTCGCCGAGGCGTACAAGGGGCTGGCCGACGCCTACAAGGGCAAGGGCGACATGGAGGCGTACAAGCTCTTCCTCAGGAAGGCCGCCGACATCCACGCCCAGTTCGACCGGCTCGAAGCCACCAAGGCCCTGTTCATCGAGATACTCAAGCATGACGCCGAGACCCCGAACCCCTTCAACACCCTGGGTGTCAACCTGCGCAAGCAGGGCGACTATCCGGGCGCGCTCCATGCCTACAGGCGGGCCCTGGAACTGACGCCAAGCGACGAGAACATCTACTTCAACATGGCCAAGGCGTTCTACTTCATGGAGAAGGTCGAGGAAGCGTCGAAAAACGTCATCATGGCCCTCAAGATGAACCCGCAGTTTCGCGAGGCGGACAAGCTCTATCAGCGCATCCACGGCAAGCCGTGGACTCCGGTGATCGGCAAACCCGCCTCGGTCAGATCCGCCCCCGGCGACGGACGCGAATCCGCCAAGGACGTAGACCCGTAG
- a CDS encoding HD domain-containing protein — protein MQLGPHIAVLTGFAQRHLSGDAEGDKLINLKLEHSIQVLDTARHIIAGETITGRTADICLLAALYHDTGRFPQFARYQTFNDRESVNHARLGVLTLRSMTLPDGLSGEEWRIVRFAVAQHNAKTVRPTLPARLLHPVMVVRDADKLDIFRVLLDHFGENKKNPLVAMGLEDTSVQYSDEVYQAVLQGRTGDYRHMRFANDFKLLLAGWLHELHYPTTLAMAVEQRFPDRIFAMLPDDEPLRRLKDSVMSSIRYKF, from the coding sequence ATGCAGCTTGGGCCACACATCGCGGTCCTGACCGGGTTTGCCCAGCGCCACCTGAGCGGGGATGCCGAGGGCGACAAACTCATCAACCTCAAGCTCGAACACTCGATACAGGTGCTCGATACGGCCCGACACATCATTGCTGGCGAGACCATCACGGGCCGCACCGCAGATATCTGCCTGCTGGCTGCCCTGTATCACGACACGGGCCGGTTTCCCCAGTTCGCCCGCTACCAGACCTTCAACGACCGCGAATCGGTCAACCACGCCCGCCTCGGTGTCCTGACCCTGCGCTCCATGACACTGCCCGACGGCCTGTCCGGGGAAGAGTGGCGGATCGTCCGTTTCGCCGTGGCCCAGCACAACGCCAAGACCGTCCGCCCCACCCTTCCGGCCCGGCTTCTCCATCCGGTCATGGTCGTGCGCGATGCCGACAAGCTCGACATCTTCCGGGTCCTGCTCGATCACTTTGGCGAAAACAAGAAGAACCCCCTGGTGGCCATGGGGCTTGAAGACACGTCTGTGCAATACTCCGACGAAGTCTATCAGGCCGTCCTGCAAGGCCGGACCGGCGACTACCGCCACATGCGCTTTGCCAACGACTTCAAGCTGCTCCTGGCGGGCTGGCTGCACGAGCTGCATTATCCGACAACCCTGGCCATGGCCGTGGAACAGAGATTCCCGGACCGCATCTTCGCCATGCTCCCGGACGACGAACCCCTCAGGCGGCTCAAGGACTCGGTCATGTCCTCCATCCGTTATAAATTCTGA
- a CDS encoding response regulator, translating into MRALIVEDEFTSRKLLWALLADFGECDTARDGVECVAQFRQALAQGAPYDLVCMDIMMPNMDGHQALKELRAIEQEAGTLPPDEVKVIMVTALNDPKTVVRAYYKGGATAYLPKPIEVESLYAILRDLGLIE; encoded by the coding sequence ATGCGTGCATTGATTGTTGAAGACGAGTTCACCAGTCGCAAGCTCCTGTGGGCCCTGCTGGCCGATTTCGGGGAGTGCGACACGGCGCGGGACGGCGTGGAGTGCGTGGCTCAGTTCAGGCAGGCTCTGGCTCAGGGCGCGCCCTACGACCTCGTCTGTATGGACATCATGATGCCCAACATGGACGGGCATCAGGCACTCAAGGAACTGCGCGCCATCGAGCAGGAGGCGGGGACCCTGCCGCCCGACGAGGTCAAGGTGATCATGGTCACGGCACTCAATGATCCCAAGACCGTGGTCAGGGCCTATTACAAAGGTGGTGCGACCGCGTACCTTCCCAAGCCCATCGAGGTGGAATCCCTCTATGCAATCCTGCGCGACCTGGGGCTTATCGAGTAG
- a CDS encoding Tim44 domain-containing protein — MKSKINAFAISVRLAGMACACALAVLLVSTAALASAEAPQSRSGSLLNILLLGLVAYFLVRAFRRRGGGPGPGTGSGSGDSGQDDGGQDDQAQPPARPTDRHEAARQMWNMLGSKDAPEGGAPQAVRQSPAPVPGGFDEAEFLEGAKLFFSRFQQVSGQGDLDQLRGFLSDDVYEQALAGLAAQQTIARTEVMLVDARLMERKSEGGRTWITVFYDAQLRKGVSGDQPYQLRAAWEFSRTDAEGSGLWTLESINKRDQ; from the coding sequence ATGAAATCAAAAATCAACGCATTTGCGATCAGTGTCCGTCTTGCCGGGATGGCCTGCGCCTGCGCGCTGGCTGTCCTGCTTGTTTCCACTGCGGCCCTGGCCTCTGCCGAGGCCCCGCAGAGCCGTTCCGGCAGCCTCCTCAACATCCTTCTGCTCGGCCTTGTCGCCTATTTTCTCGTGCGCGCCTTCCGGCGGCGGGGCGGCGGCCCAGGCCCCGGCACTGGGAGCGGTTCCGGTGATTCAGGTCAGGATGACGGGGGACAGGACGACCAGGCTCAGCCTCCGGCGCGGCCCACGGACCGGCACGAAGCCGCAAGGCAGATGTGGAACATGCTCGGTTCCAAGGACGCGCCCGAAGGGGGTGCGCCCCAGGCCGTCAGGCAATCTCCGGCGCCTGTCCCCGGCGGATTCGACGAGGCCGAGTTTCTGGAGGGGGCCAAGCTCTTCTTCTCCCGATTTCAACAGGTGTCCGGTCAGGGCGATCTGGACCAGTTGCGCGGCTTTCTCTCCGACGACGTGTACGAGCAGGCTCTGGCCGGACTGGCGGCGCAGCAGACCATTGCCAGGACCGAGGTCATGCTGGTGGATGCCCGGCTCATGGAGCGCAAGAGCGAGGGCGGTCGGACCTGGATCACGGTTTTCTACGACGCCCAGCTGCGCAAGGGTGTTTCCGGCGATCAGCCGTACCAATTGCGCGCGGCCTGGGAGTTCTCCCGCACGGACGCCGAAGGCAGCGGCCTGTGGACCCTGGAAAGCATCAACAAGAGAGACCAGTAA
- a CDS encoding class I SAM-dependent methyltransferase translates to MKAYDLDQPMDRLIDLAVRKFGPVEFQKVSLGGLSLEVLQVTDMQQYIETLVNRTRAGKTVSLPLWAKVWPSCLVLGYMLSRYPFPEGCRILEIGAGGAVNGMVLASRGLAVTISDIDPDALLFSRINVLKNGLEEFATITRMDFTRSDDETRFDCIVGCEVLYDEAAYEPLIGFLDRHLAVDASAEVFLALDEKRQTRKFFTQVAEHFSMARTCSKYNEKVTGEERTVNLFRLKRKTA, encoded by the coding sequence GTGAAGGCGTATGATCTTGATCAGCCCATGGATCGGCTCATCGACCTCGCCGTGCGGAAGTTCGGCCCGGTCGAGTTCCAGAAGGTTTCCCTGGGCGGTCTTTCCCTTGAGGTGTTGCAGGTCACGGACATGCAGCAATACATAGAAACGCTGGTCAACAGGACTCGGGCCGGGAAGACCGTCAGTCTGCCCCTGTGGGCCAAGGTGTGGCCGTCGTGTCTGGTGCTCGGCTACATGCTGTCGCGCTATCCCTTCCCCGAGGGATGCCGGATTCTCGAAATCGGCGCGGGCGGAGCGGTCAACGGCATGGTCCTGGCCAGCCGGGGGCTGGCGGTGACCATCAGCGACATCGACCCGGACGCGCTCCTCTTCAGCCGCATCAACGTGCTCAAGAACGGCCTTGAGGAATTCGCCACCATCACCCGCATGGATTTCACCCGAAGCGACGACGAGACCCGGTTCGACTGCATCGTGGGCTGCGAGGTTCTCTACGACGAGGCCGCCTACGAGCCCCTGATCGGCTTCCTGGATCGCCATCTGGCCGTGGATGCCTCGGCTGAAGTCTTTCTGGCTCTGGATGAAAAGCGGCAGACGCGCAAGTTTTTCACCCAGGTCGCCGAGCATTTCTCCATGGCCAGAACCTGCTCCAAGTATAATGAAAAGGTCACGGGCGAGGAGAGGACGGTCAATCTGTTCAGGCTCAAGAGGAAAACCGCGTGA
- a CDS encoding YcaO-like family protein — MIKLKDCPKAYTSDQDKACSPAETVRRVTARLAEACPDVLAGTERVDTGRLGIPVFVGICGAKARQVMPTRKQMGKGASPEQAEASALMELVERYSYFSFWADEGNFTRLTWSEAEEKWPGQLMDIRLIAASVDEAIADEDAVRLMDLHRWRFHHALDVASGRHEYVPLDWFRKLNEFNGSSAGNTFEESISQGGCELVERHVCARIDRLRPTMPTIDPRSSDDPVLARLVDCFEKNGVTLILKDFSLGYPVPTVAAVAWDAKTFPVLSEIVFTAGTAASPVKAAIRAITEVAQLAGDFETSRVYEASGLPKFTRVEQAQWLCQGPVVGLDTLPSVEDRNIRRELATLADGLAERGTPLYSVSTMHPDIGVTANYNFVPGFDFRERTPNRSIGLFVGRILAEESDFDEALEGLDEVEDIYPDAYFIPFFRALLALRMGDPEYAVDQFVLAGPLQPANEERALCAFYEAYALSQQERWDEVVAPLDRALALDDECREYFNLRGVAHFKGGRYKDAARDFEASLTIDSGSPHDLANLGLCHKFMGNTVEALDYLGAALKMEPGLDYARVHYDELNQS, encoded by the coding sequence GTGATCAAGCTCAAGGACTGCCCCAAGGCGTACACCTCGGACCAGGACAAGGCGTGCAGTCCGGCGGAGACTGTCAGGCGCGTGACCGCCCGTCTGGCCGAGGCCTGCCCCGATGTGCTCGCCGGGACCGAACGGGTGGACACGGGGCGGCTTGGCATTCCGGTCTTTGTCGGCATCTGCGGTGCCAAGGCCCGGCAGGTCATGCCCACCCGCAAGCAGATGGGCAAGGGGGCCTCGCCTGAACAGGCCGAGGCATCGGCCCTGATGGAACTGGTGGAGCGGTATTCCTATTTCAGCTTCTGGGCCGACGAGGGGAATTTCACCCGCCTGACATGGTCCGAGGCCGAGGAAAAATGGCCGGGACAGCTCATGGACATCCGGCTGATTGCGGCCTCGGTGGACGAGGCCATTGCAGACGAGGACGCCGTGCGTCTCATGGACCTCCATCGTTGGCGGTTCCATCATGCCCTTGACGTGGCCAGTGGCCGCCATGAGTATGTCCCCCTCGACTGGTTCAGGAAACTCAACGAGTTCAACGGATCGTCAGCGGGCAACACCTTTGAGGAGTCCATCTCCCAGGGCGGCTGCGAACTGGTGGAGCGGCACGTTTGCGCCCGCATCGACCGCTTAAGGCCGACCATGCCGACCATTGATCCCAGGTCTTCGGACGATCCGGTCCTGGCAAGACTGGTGGACTGTTTCGAGAAGAACGGCGTCACCCTGATCCTCAAGGATTTCAGCCTGGGCTACCCGGTTCCCACGGTGGCTGCCGTGGCCTGGGATGCCAAGACCTTTCCGGTCTTGAGTGAGATCGTGTTCACGGCTGGCACTGCGGCTTCGCCGGTCAAGGCGGCCATCCGGGCCATCACCGAGGTGGCGCAGCTGGCGGGCGATTTCGAGACCAGCCGGGTCTACGAGGCGTCCGGGCTGCCCAAATTCACCAGGGTCGAGCAGGCGCAGTGGCTTTGCCAGGGCCCGGTGGTCGGCCTCGACACCCTGCCGAGCGTGGAGGACAGGAACATCCGCCGGGAGCTGGCGACCCTGGCCGACGGGCTGGCCGAGCGTGGCACGCCGCTGTATTCCGTCAGCACCATGCACCCGGACATTGGGGTGACTGCCAACTACAATTTCGTTCCGGGATTCGATTTTCGCGAACGCACACCCAACCGCAGCATCGGGCTGTTCGTCGGGCGCATCCTGGCCGAGGAATCGGATTTCGACGAGGCCCTGGAAGGACTCGACGAGGTGGAGGATATTTATCCAGACGCCTATTTCATTCCTTTTTTCCGGGCGCTTCTGGCCTTGCGCATGGGTGATCCCGAATACGCCGTTGACCAGTTCGTCCTGGCTGGACCGCTCCAGCCCGCCAACGAGGAACGCGCCCTGTGCGCCTTTTACGAAGCCTACGCCCTGTCGCAACAGGAGCGCTGGGACGAGGTAGTGGCCCCGCTCGACCGCGCTCTGGCCCTGGACGACGAGTGCCGCGAATACTTCAACCTGCGCGGCGTGGCCCATTTCAAGGGCGGACGGTACAAGGACGCGGCCAGGGATTTCGAGGCGTCCCTGACCATAGACAGCGGATCGCCGCATGATCTGGCCAACCTCGGCCTGTGCCACAAGTTCATGGGCAACACCGTGGAAGCACTTGACTATCTCGGTGCTGCGCTTAAAATGGAGCCTGGGTTGGATTATGCCCGTGTCCATTACGACGAACTCAATCAATCCTGA
- a CDS encoding TusE/DsrC/DsvC family sulfur relay protein, whose product MAVVEFQGANFEVDEDGFLQKFEDWTPAWVEFVKESEGIKEITEDHQKVIDFLQDYYKKNGIAPMVRILSKVTGFKLKQIYELFPSGPGKGACKMAGLPKPTGCV is encoded by the coding sequence ATGGCTGTTGTTGAATTTCAGGGCGCCAATTTTGAGGTTGATGAGGACGGTTTCCTGCAGAAGTTCGAGGACTGGACCCCCGCGTGGGTCGAATTCGTGAAAGAGTCCGAGGGCATCAAGGAGATCACCGAGGATCACCAGAAGGTCATTGACTTCCTTCAGGACTACTACAAGAAGAACGGCATTGCCCCGATGGTTCGCATCCTTTCCAAGGTTACCGGCTTCAAGCTGAAGCAGATCTACGAGCTGTTCCCGTCCGGCCCCGGCAAGGGTGCCTGTAAGATGGCTGGCCTGCCCAAGCCCACCGGCTGCGTCTAA
- the rpmE gene encoding 50S ribosomal protein L31 — MKNDIHPTTHKAKFRCHCGYEAELTTTKGEEVEVEICSNCHPFYTGKQRFVDTAGRIDRFRKKYAQFDKTPAGN; from the coding sequence ATGAAGAACGATATTCATCCCACCACGCACAAGGCCAAGTTTCGTTGCCACTGCGGTTACGAGGCCGAATTGACGACCACCAAGGGTGAAGAGGTTGAAGTTGAAATCTGCTCCAACTGCCATCCCTTCTACACCGGCAAGCAGCGTTTCGTCGACACCGCCGGGCGCATCGACCGCTTCCGCAAGAAGTACGCCCAGTTCGACAAGACTCCGGCTGGCAACTAG
- a CDS encoding DUF1385 domain-containing protein, with product MNILGLLALAAPQAVGGQAVIEGVMMRARNTLAIAIRKSDGTITTEVRPWFTLVRHPWLKKPFLRGFPVLMETMVNGIKALNYSAMQAADDDDEDGGELTTWHLVLTMVLALGAALGLFVVLPHFLSVGMEYMGLAGDVDSLSFHLWDGVIKMVIFVGYILAISYIPDIRRVFQYHGAEHKVIWAWEEGGDLSPASSRFRSRLHPRCGTAFLLFVLAVSILLYTVLVPYLLTFYSPEHFVSKHLYIVGMKLFLMIPVSCVAYEMIKFAGKYSGNSVCRMMCWPGMMMQLLTTKEPDDSQIEVAIAALRCAVNAEEC from the coding sequence TTGAATATCCTGGGACTTCTGGCTCTGGCCGCACCGCAGGCCGTTGGCGGGCAGGCTGTCATCGAGGGCGTCATGATGCGCGCCAGGAATACGCTTGCCATCGCCATCCGCAAATCCGACGGGACCATCACCACCGAGGTGCGGCCATGGTTCACCCTGGTCCGGCATCCCTGGCTCAAGAAGCCTTTCCTGCGCGGTTTTCCCGTGCTCATGGAGACGATGGTCAACGGCATCAAGGCCCTCAACTATTCGGCCATGCAGGCGGCGGACGATGACGACGAGGACGGCGGCGAGCTGACCACCTGGCATCTGGTCCTGACCATGGTCCTGGCCTTGGGTGCTGCGCTTGGTCTGTTCGTGGTGCTCCCCCACTTTTTGTCCGTGGGCATGGAGTATATGGGCTTGGCCGGGGATGTGGATTCCCTGAGCTTCCACCTCTGGGACGGCGTCATCAAGATGGTCATTTTTGTCGGGTACATCCTCGCCATCTCCTACATCCCTGATATCAGACGCGTTTTTCAGTATCACGGGGCCGAGCACAAGGTCATCTGGGCCTGGGAAGAGGGTGGCGACCTTTCCCCGGCCTCTTCGCGCTTTCGCAGCCGGTTGCATCCGCGTTGCGGCACGGCCTTCCTGCTCTTTGTGCTGGCGGTGTCCATTCTGCTCTACACGGTTCTGGTGCCGTACCTGCTGACTTTTTATTCGCCCGAGCATTTTGTCTCCAAGCACCTGTATATTGTCGGTATGAAGTTGTTTCTCATGATTCCGGTGAGTTGCGTCGCCTATGAGATGATCAAGTTTGCCGGGAAGTACAGCGGAAACTCTGTCTGCAGGATGATGTGCTGGCCCGGCATGATGATGCAGCTTTTGACGACCAAGGAACCGGACGACAGTCAGATAGAAGTGGCCATTGCCGCGCTGCGGTGCGCTGTCAACGCCGAGGAGTGCTGA
- the prfA gene encoding peptide chain release factor 1, translated as MFGKLEDIEIKYDKLEYELAQPGIFNDQERYKKVSKAHSDLSDVVVLYREYKKCSKDLAENREMSHDPDPEIREMAKAEISELEDRIETLEEKIKILLLPSDPMDEKNIILEIRAGTGGDEAGLFAADLYRMYTRYAEANRWKVEEMSSNVTGSGGLKEVIASIAGDKVYSKLKYESGTHRVQRVPATESQGRIHTSVVTVAIMPEAEEVDIDLRPEDVRVDVFRSSGPGGQSVNTTDSAIRVTHIPTGMIVICQDEKSQHKNKAKALKVLRSRLLQLEQDKAKAEEDAARRIQVGSGDRSERIRTYNFPQGRVSDHRINLTLHKLPQILEGELDDLTDALIGHYQAEAMKRQGD; from the coding sequence ATGTTCGGCAAGCTGGAAGATATCGAAATCAAATACGACAAGCTGGAGTATGAGCTGGCCCAGCCTGGAATATTCAACGACCAGGAACGCTACAAGAAGGTTTCCAAGGCGCATTCCGACCTGAGCGACGTGGTCGTCCTGTATCGCGAATACAAGAAATGCTCCAAGGATCTTGCGGAAAATCGCGAGATGTCCCACGACCCGGACCCGGAAATCCGCGAAATGGCCAAGGCCGAGATCAGCGAGCTTGAGGACCGCATCGAGACCCTTGAGGAAAAGATCAAGATACTCCTGCTGCCCAGCGATCCCATGGACGAGAAGAACATCATCCTTGAAATCCGTGCGGGCACCGGCGGCGACGAGGCGGGCCTGTTCGCGGCTGATCTCTATCGCATGTACACCCGCTACGCCGAGGCCAACCGGTGGAAGGTGGAGGAGATGAGCTCCAATGTCACAGGTTCGGGGGGGCTCAAGGAAGTCATTGCCAGCATTGCAGGCGACAAGGTCTACAGCAAGCTCAAATACGAATCCGGCACCCACCGGGTGCAGCGCGTTCCAGCCACTGAATCCCAGGGCCGCATCCATACTTCGGTGGTCACCGTGGCCATCATGCCCGAAGCCGAGGAGGTGGATATCGACCTTCGGCCCGAGGACGTTCGCGTGGACGTGTTCCGTTCGTCAGGGCCGGGTGGCCAGTCGGTCAACACCACGGACTCGGCCATTCGCGTCACCCACATACCCACCGGCATGATCGTCATCTGTCAGGACGAGAAGTCGCAGCACAAGAACAAGGCCAAGGCCCTGAAGGTGCTCCGCTCCCGCCTGCTCCAGCTTGAGCAGGACAAGGCCAAGGCCGAGGAGGACGCGGCCCGGCGCATCCAGGTGGGTTCTGGCGACAGGTCCGAGCGCATCCGCACCTACAATTTCCCGCAGGGGCGGGTGTCCGACCACCGCATCAACCTGACGCTGCACAAGCTGCCCCAGATCCTGGAAGGCGAGTTGGACGACCTGACCGACGCCCTGATCGGCCATTATCAGGCCGAGGCCATGAAGCGGCAGGGCGATTAG
- the prmC gene encoding peptide chain release factor N(5)-glutamine methyltransferase translates to MGVTVQAIVRECEAGLQGVDSPRLSAQVLVAEVLGLTRLGLSLERDRALTPEETDRIRSLAARRASGEPLAYLLGRREFYGLDFSVTPDVLIPRPETEHVIEAVLNAFSPDTPVRFADLGTGSGILAVTLAHCFPHATGLAVDLSGPALAVARRNARAHGVHDRIAFVQGDFTGPILGKGRFDLIVSNPPYVTDEEFERASREVTGFEPRTALVSGPDGLDHIRAMLPRALEALRPGGLLLMEIGCGQVEGVNIITSNQCLESRDVGVIKDLAGHDRVVSMRRA, encoded by the coding sequence ATGGGTGTCACTGTGCAGGCCATTGTCCGGGAGTGCGAGGCCGGGCTGCAGGGCGTGGATTCGCCGCGCCTGAGCGCCCAGGTCCTGGTGGCCGAGGTTCTTGGTCTGACCCGGCTCGGGCTCAGCCTTGAGCGTGATCGCGCGCTGACGCCTGAAGAGACCGACCGCATCCGCTCCCTTGCCGCCAGACGCGCCTCGGGCGAGCCCCTGGCCTACCTCCTCGGACGCCGCGAGTTCTACGGGCTGGATTTCTCGGTCACGCCCGATGTCCTCATTCCGCGCCCTGAGACAGAGCACGTCATCGAGGCCGTCCTGAACGCCTTTTCGCCCGATACCCCCGTCCGCTTTGCCGATCTTGGCACCGGGTCCGGCATCCTGGCCGTTACCCTGGCCCACTGTTTTCCCCATGCCACCGGGCTGGCCGTCGACCTGAGCGGCCCGGCCCTGGCCGTGGCCCGGCGCAATGCTCGCGCTCACGGAGTCCACGACCGGATCGCCTTTGTTCAAGGCGATTTCACAGGTCCCATTCTCGGAAAAGGGCGCTTTGACCTCATCGTCTCGAATCCCCCCTATGTCACGGACGAAGAATTCGAACGGGCCAGCCGCGAGGTGACCGGGTTTGAGCCAAGAACCGCCCTGGTCAGCGGGCCGGACGGGCTTGATCATATCCGGGCCATGCTCCCGCGCGCCCTTGAGGCGCTCCGGCCTGGCGGACTCCTGCTCATGGAGATCGGTTGCGGACAGGTCGAGGGTGTGAATATTATAACGTCAAACCAATGTCTGGAATCCAGGGATGTTGGCGTCATCAAGGACCTGGCCGGGCATGATCGTGTCGTATCCATGCGACGGGCGTAA